The following nucleotide sequence is from Tardiphaga sp. 709.
CTGATGATCGGCATCGCCGGCAGCACCCAGCCGAGACCGGCGATGACATAGAAGGCTGCCTGCAGCCAGCCATTATTGGCGAGCCAGGGGGTCTGCGCGATGGTCATGCCGAGCAGCGACCACACCACCACGAGGATCAGCAGAAAGATGGTTCCGAAGAATTTGCGGGTGCGGATGGTCATGACGGAAATGTGCGGTCCAAAGTCGGTCTGAGATCGGTTAGGCAAAGTGCCCAACTTTGCAGGCCTTCGCGGGCGGACTATAAGGGGCTCGAAATTTCATTCAAGGCGCTGATTTTGGCGCTGATTTTGCGGCTGTTCCCGAGATCCCTGCGATGACCGCTCCGTCCCAAACCCGCCCCAAGGAATTACGCCCGGTGCGCTGGTGGCTGATTGCCGTCGCCGCGATGATCGTGGCGATGGTGCTGGTCGGCGGCGCGACGCGGCTCACTGAGTCCGGCCTGTCGATTGTCGAATGGAAGCCGGTGACCGGCGCAATCCCGCCGCTGGATGAATCGCACTGGATCGCGGCCTTCGAGGCCTACAAGCAGATTCCGCAATACCGCGAACTGAATAGCGGGATGACGCTCCACGAGTTCA
It contains:
- a CDS encoding DUF2842 domain-containing protein — encoded protein: MTIRTRKFFGTIFLLILVVVWSLLGMTIAQTPWLANNGWLQAAFYVIAGLGWVLPAMPIISWMGKADPVDPEVG